Proteins co-encoded in one Natronorubrum daqingense genomic window:
- a CDS encoding group I intron-associated PD-(D/E)XK endonuclease → MVQTPLRELFDRLTAVKRRKCSRIRIFLSESKGNHGISNSKDVGDRTESKVLATLIEYGYNVSIPFGDNDKYDFVVGDSGDLYRIQCKTAWKNKAETIRFNTHSQTTKDGEYYEHTYGDAIDAFVVYYPATDTLYWVNEVDATTQKMELRFDSRIDHPSINWADSYEFDGTIPENCRPKHSHDRTG, encoded by the coding sequence GTGGTTCAAACCCCGCTCCGGGAGCTTTTTGATCGGCTAACAGCTGTCAAAAGGCGAAAGTGTTCTCGAATCCGCATATTTTTATCGGAAAGTAAAGGCAATCACGGTATATCTAATTCGAAGGACGTTGGAGATCGGACTGAGTCGAAAGTACTTGCGACACTGATCGAGTATGGGTACAACGTTTCAATTCCATTTGGAGACAACGACAAGTACGATTTCGTCGTCGGTGATAGCGGGGATCTCTACCGAATTCAGTGCAAGACAGCGTGGAAGAACAAGGCCGAAACGATACGTTTCAATACGCACTCACAAACGACGAAAGATGGAGAGTACTACGAGCACACGTATGGTGATGCAATCGATGCGTTCGTCGTGTACTACCCCGCGACTGACACACTGTACTGGGTCAACGAGGTGGATGCAACGACCCAAAAGATGGAGTTACGATTCGATTCACGTATCGATCATCCATCGATAAATTGGGCAGACTCCTACGAATTCGACGGAACGATTCCTGAAAACTGTCGCCCCAAACACAGCCACGATCGGACCGGATAA
- a CDS encoding DNA-directed RNA polymerase subunit H, translating into MVDVSQHELVPEHTVLDEDVLEGVLTEYDIDRTDLPKIKRTDSALPDEAEVGDVIKIVRDSRTTDQAVVYRLVVE; encoded by the coding sequence ATGGTAGACGTAAGCCAACACGAACTCGTACCGGAGCACACTGTGCTCGATGAGGACGTCCTCGAGGGTGTCCTGACCGAGTACGACATCGACCGTACAGACTTACCGAAAATCAAACGCACCGATTCAGCCTTACCGGACGAAGCGGAGGTCGGAGACGTCATCAAAATCGTTCGGGACTCACGGACAACTGACCAGGCAGTCGTATATCGACTTGTGGTGGAATAA
- a CDS encoding DNA-directed RNA polymerase subunit B'', producing MATELNRSKRRDISREYFSKERLAEHHYRSFNSFLNRGMQRVVDEKETIDTDIGDKEGEEPVHVKLGDVRVVTPRVREADGSEELLYPQEARLRNITYSAPVFMEMSIVKGEEGDERVVDSTETKIGRMPIMVGSDKCNIAGFSDEELIEIGEDPADPGGYFIVNGSERVLMTSEDLAPNKILAEYDTKYGDEIQVAKTFSQRRGYRALVLCERTRDGLLEVSFPSVSGSINFVTLVRALGLESDEEIVHKVSNDPEVVKYMLENLEEAEVQTEEEAIEELGKRVASGQGKNYQLKRANYVIDRYLLPHLHEDGVEEEDVRINKAHYLCRMAEACFELALGRRDSDDKDHYANKRLKVSGDLMKDLFRTALNKLARDVKYQLERANMRNRNLSVSTVVRSDVLTERLEHPIATGNWVGGRSGVSQLVDRTDFMGVLSHLRRLRSPLSRSQPHFEARDLHATQWGRICPSETPEGPNCGLVKNFAQAMELSQNVEDEQELKRELASMGVEGIPGLEGIERSTADD from the coding sequence ATGGCAACTGAACTGAACAGATCAAAACGACGCGACATTTCACGCGAATACTTCTCGAAGGAACGACTCGCAGAACACCACTACCGTTCGTTCAACTCCTTCCTCAACCGGGGGATGCAACGGGTGGTCGACGAGAAGGAGACGATCGATACGGACATTGGCGATAAAGAGGGCGAAGAACCGGTTCACGTCAAACTCGGCGACGTTCGCGTCGTCACGCCTCGAGTTCGGGAAGCAGACGGCTCCGAAGAGTTGCTCTACCCGCAAGAGGCCAGACTCCGCAACATCACGTACTCCGCGCCGGTCTTCATGGAGATGTCGATCGTCAAGGGCGAGGAAGGTGACGAGCGGGTCGTCGACTCCACGGAGACGAAGATCGGTCGGATGCCGATCATGGTCGGCTCCGATAAGTGTAACATCGCCGGTTTCTCCGACGAGGAACTGATCGAGATCGGCGAAGACCCCGCTGATCCGGGTGGCTACTTCATCGTCAACGGCTCCGAGCGCGTGCTGATGACGAGCGAGGACCTCGCGCCGAACAAGATCCTCGCAGAGTACGATACGAAGTACGGCGACGAGATTCAGGTCGCCAAGACCTTCTCCCAGCGCCGTGGCTATCGAGCCCTCGTGCTCTGTGAACGAACGCGAGACGGGCTGCTCGAGGTCTCGTTCCCGTCCGTCTCGGGTTCGATCAACTTCGTCACGCTCGTTCGTGCTCTCGGACTCGAGAGCGACGAAGAGATCGTCCACAAGGTCTCGAACGACCCCGAGGTCGTCAAGTACATGCTCGAGAACCTCGAGGAAGCGGAGGTTCAGACCGAAGAAGAAGCGATCGAGGAACTCGGTAAACGCGTCGCCTCCGGCCAGGGGAAGAACTACCAGCTCAAACGTGCGAACTACGTCATCGATCGGTACCTTCTGCCGCACCTCCACGAGGACGGCGTCGAGGAAGAAGACGTTCGGATCAACAAAGCGCACTATCTCTGTCGGATGGCCGAAGCCTGTTTCGAACTCGCCTTGGGCCGTCGCGATTCGGACGACAAAGACCACTACGCGAACAAGCGACTGAAGGTCAGTGGCGACCTGATGAAGGATCTGTTCCGGACGGCGCTGAACAAACTCGCACGGGACGTGAAGTACCAACTCGAGCGAGCGAACATGCGAAACCGGAACCTCTCCGTTTCGACGGTGGTTCGCTCGGACGTGCTCACGGAGCGCCTCGAGCACCCGATCGCGACGGGCAACTGGGTCGGCGGCCGATCCGGCGTGTCTCAGCTGGTCGATCGAACGGACTTCATGGGCGTGCTCAGTCACCTTCGCCGTCTGCGATCGCCGCTGTCCCGTTCACAGCCACACTTCGAGGCGCGGGACTTACACGCGACTCAGTGGGGTCGAATCTGTCCCTCCGAGACGCCTGAGGGACCGAACTGTGGGCTGGTGAAGAACTTCGCGCAGGCGATGGAACTCTCCCAGAACGTCGAGGACGAACAGGAACTCAAACGAGAACTGGCATCGATGGGCGTCGAGGGCATTCCGGGCCTCGAGGGCATCGAGCGATCGACCGCAGACGACTAA